From one Rosa rugosa chromosome 4, drRosRugo1.1, whole genome shotgun sequence genomic stretch:
- the LOC133742183 gene encoding small ribosomal subunit protein uS19m-like: MAKRLISIFSRGWAQKLLPTSSTKLDSGKAVTVGLGGQSIAGYSTQVKQESHFYDGAFVDAFLMKMKNNKELLMNKKIWSRRSTILPEFVGCTVRIYNGKTHVRCKITEEKVGHKFGEFAMTRKRRLPMKNAAPLRKANKTGKKK, from the exons ATGGCAAAGCGTCTGATTTCAATCTTCAGCCGTGGTTGGGCTCAAAAACTCCTCCCAACGTCCTCCACTAAG CTGGACTCAGGAAAGGCTGTTACTGTGGGACTGGGTGGACAGAGTATAGCGGGTTACAGTACCCAAGTCAAGCAAGA ATCTCATTTTTATGATGGTGCCTTTGTGGATGCATTCCtgatgaaaatgaaaaacaacaaagagcTTCTTATGAATAAGAAAATCTGGTCCCGGAGATCTACTATTTTACCGGAATTCGTTGGCTGCACTGTTCGCATTTATAATGGAAAAACTCATGTTCGTTGCAAAATCACTGAAGAAAAGGTCGGTCACAAATTTGGAGAATTTGCTATGACACGAAAACGGAGACTTCCTATGAAAAATGCTGCACCACTAAGAAAAGCGAATAAAACTGGCAAGAAAAAGTGA
- the LOC133742181 gene encoding uncharacterized protein LOC133742181 yields MEEAEALQLKCAAEAKYKESNFKSALKYAKRAHRLSPNLDGVSSMVTAFEILRTAHKNAPPNPPNWYKILQVEPFAHINTIKTKYKKLAFLLHPDKNPHLGSDEAFKLVGEAFRFLSDRIRRKEYDMMLRIKIQDRKMRESGGLGFGETFWTACSTCRLLHQFERRYLGHNLVCPSCKKSFEAVEVEGGDNAGVRSSERLRKMGGEGFRGSGVGGGNVEKEVSDGNGELRRRLRKRMSSVGEVMERCETKKAKVDEERMTLAELQLEIKQKAQEQKKKLMRKEKEKDAKKGKNSEVERRDVLKKGKTSEVERRTVLKKAKDLGSAKSRKSKGPKSEGLESTEEAEDSQFYNFKKDKRSFKKGQVWAIYDDDDGMPRNYGLVDEVVSVSPFEVKISWLDLQNNGDQWLASWEKMGLPVPCGRFKVTRQTTTNSVHIFSHVVDCDRAAREIYRIYPKKGSVWALYNEAAFDADGGNLLVKEKRCYDIVVFLTSYSEMHGLSMGYLEKVDGFNTVFKRREIGAHAIRCLEKDDVRLISHEIPAKKLSGNEVPNLSKDCWELDPASLPLDLLTFG; encoded by the coding sequence ATGGAAGAAGCAGAGGCATTACAGCTAAAATGCGCAGCAGAAGCCAAATACAAAGAGTCCAACTTCAAGTCAGCCCTGAAATACGCCAAGCGAGCGCATCGCCTGAGCCCGAACCTGGACGGCGTCTCCTCCATGGTCACCGCCTTCGAGATCCTCCGCACCGCCCACAAGAACGCCCCCCCAAATCCCCCCAACTGGTACAAGATCCTTCAGGTAGAGCCCTTTGCCCACATCAACACCATTAAGACCAAGTACAAGAAGCTCGCTTTTCTTCTCCACCCTGATAAGAACCCCCATTTGGGCTCCGACGAGGCCTTCAAGCTTGTAGGGGAGGCCTTTCGGTTCCTTTCTGATAGGATTAGGAGGAAGGAGTATGATATGATGCTTAGGATTAAGATTCAGGATAGGAAGATGAGGGAGAGTGGGGGTTTAGGGTTTGGGGAGACGTTTTGGACGGCGTGCTCGACGTGCCGGCTTTTGCATCAGTTTGAGAGGAGGTATTTGGGGCATAATTTGGTTTGCCCTAGCTGTAAGAAGAGCTTTGAGGCCGTGGAGGTTGAGGGCGGGGACAATGCTGGGGTTAGGAGTAGTGAGAGGTTGAGGAAAATGGGCGGTGAAGGATTTAGAGGGAGTGGTGTTGGTGGTGGGAATGTGGAGAAGGAAGTGAGTGATGGTAACGGTGAGTTGAGGAGGAGGTTGAGGAAGAGAATGAGTAGCGTAGGAGAGGTGATGGAGAGGTGTGAAACGAAGAAGGCGAAAGTAGATGAGGAAAGGATGACATTGGCGGAATTGCAGTTGGAGATCAAGCAAAAGGCACaggagcagaagaagaagttgatgaggaaggagaaggagaaggatgcaAAGAAGGGTAAGAATTCAGAAGTTGAGAGACGCGATGTTTTGAAGAAAGGCAAGACTTCAGAAGTTGAGAGGCGGACTGTTTTGAAGAAGGCTAAGGATTTGGGAAGTGCTAAGAGCAGGAAAAGCAAGGGGCCAAAGAGTGAAGGTTTGGAGAGTACGGAGGAGGCGGAGGATTCACAGTTTTATAATTTCAAGAAAGATAAGCGGAGTTTTAAGAAAGGGCAGGTGTGGGCtatatatgatgatgatgatggaatGCCGAGGAATTATGGTTTGGTTGATGAAGTTGTTTCTGTCAGtccttttgaggtgaaaattaGTTGGTTGGATCTTCAGAATAATGGGGATCAGTGGTTGGCTTCTTGGGAGAAAATGGGATTGCCTGTGCCTTGTGGAAGGTTTAAAGTTACCAGGCAGACCACCACTAATTCAGTGCATATATTTTCTCATGTCGTGGATTGTGACAGAGCTGCAAGAGAGATTTATCGGATTTATCCAAAGAAGGGATCAGTTTGGGCACTTTATAATGAAGCAGCTTTTGACGCTGATGGAGGAAATCTGTTGGTTAAAGAGAAGCGATGCTATGACATAGTTGTGTTTCTGACGAGTTACAGTGAGATGCACGGTTTGAGTATGGGGTATCTTGAGAAGGTTGACGGGTTCAACACGGTATTTAAGAGAAGGGAGATTGGAGCTCATGCTATTCGATGTTTAGAGAAAGATGATGTGAGGTTAATTTCACATGAAATTCCTGCAAAGAAGCTCTCCGGTAATGAGGTTCCAAACCTTTCGAAAGACTGTTGGGAACTTGATCCTGCTTCTCTTCCTCTGGATTTGCTTACATTTGGCTAA
- the LOC133742182 gene encoding protein IWS1 homolog 1 produces the protein MAYEDDPYRDEDGEPLMNPDDFDREPSPEPLLHDDLEDEDTGDWRDRERSQTPVYDPDASSKSRPRKRLVKKGGGGESQKVVVLREGEEWPDDKFHELMPDSDEEDQSRAKRLKKEKRHKGEKRRLPGKSSSDKAEVKEMWDTLTRGDSEDDNEGQRNVDDDNFIDDTGVHPSDRYASDNDRSPSHHPQAEEGDENEIDELFKVGKKKKKNEKSPAEIAMVVENIMAELEVTAEEDADLNRQGKPAINKLKKVSLLTEVLSKKQLQQEFLDHGVLTLLKNWLEPLPDGSLPNINIRAAILKILTDYPLDLEQYDRREQLKRSGLGKVIMFLSKSDEETTSNRKLAKELVDKWSRPLFNKSTRFEDMRNIDEERVPFRRPSVKKPASSGSGMESRDGDLDLDEFSRERKSGQSSSRQLTSRPEATQMDFLVRPQSKIDPDEIRARGKQAIQDQRRMKMNKKLQQLKAPKKKQLQATKLSVEGRGMVKYL, from the exons ATGGCTTACGAAGACGATCC GTACCGCGACGAAGACGGGGAGCCATTGATGAACCCCGACGACTTCGATCGCGAGCCGTCGCCGGAGCCGCTCCTGCACGACGATTTGGAGGACGAAGACACCGGCGATTGGCGCGACCGGGAGCGGTCCCAGACGCCGGTCTACGACCCCGACGCGTCGTCCAAATCCAGGCCGAGGAAGCGGCTGGTGAAGAAGGGCGGCGGCGGCGAGAGTCAGAAGGTCGTGGTGTTGAGAGAAGGGGAGGAGTGGCCGGACGATAAGTTTCATGAGTTGATGCCGGATAGTGATGAGGAGGATCAGAGCAGGGCCAAGAggttgaagaaggagaagaggcaTAAGGGGGAGAAGAGGAGATTGCCCGGGAAATCGTCTTCTGATAAGGCCGAGGTCAAGGAGATGTGGGACACCCTTACCCGCGGCGATTCTGAG GATGATAATGAGGGTCAAAGGAATGTGGATGATGACAACTTTATAGATGACACTGGCGTACATCCTTCTGATCGGTATGCAAGTGACAATGACCGTTCTCCCAGTCATCATCCGCag GCTGAAGAGGGTGACGAAAATGAAATTGATGAGCTTTTTAAGGTGggtaagaaaaagaagaagaatgaaaaaagtcCAGCAGAAATAGCAATGGTAGTGGAGAATATCATGGCTGAGCTCGAGGTTACAGCTGAAGAGGATGCAGACCTTAACAGACAGGGGAAACCTGCCATTAATAAACTCAAGAAAGTTTCTCTTCTCACAGAGGTCCTCTCAAA GAAGCAGCTTCAACAAGAGTTCTTGGATCATGGAGTGCTAACCCTACTCAAGAATTGGCTTGAACCTCTTCCAGATGGAAGTTTACCAAATATAAACATTCGAGCAGCGATATTGAAGATTTTGACTGAT TACCCTCTTGATCTAGAGCAGTATGATAGAAGAGAACAACTGAAGCGAAGTGGCCTTGGAAAG GTCATTATGTTTTTGTCAAAATCTGATGAAGAAACAACTTCCAACAGAAAACTTGCAAAGGAATTGGTAGACAAATGG AGTCGACCTTTATTCAATAAAAGTACAAGGTTTGAGGATATGAGAAATATTGATGAGGAGAGAGTTCCCTTTAGAAGGCCATCAGTGAAAAA GCCAGCAAGCAGTGGTTCAGGAATGGAGTCTAGAGATGGTGATCTTGACTTGGATGAGTTTTCAAG GGAAAGAAAATCTGGCCAATCATCTTCTCGGCAACTTACTTCAAGGCCAGAAGCGACGCAAATGGATTTTCTGGTGCGCCCACAATCTAAGATTGATCCTGATGAAATTAGAGCTCGCGGTAAGCAAGCAATACAGGATCAGCGGCGTATGAAG ATGAACAAAAAGTTGCAACAGTTAAAGGCGCCAAAGAAGAAGCAGCTTCAAGCCACAAAGCTAAGTGTGGAGGGTCGTGGTATGGTCAAATACTTGTAA